Genomic DNA from Taurinivorans muris:
TTTATTACCCGCAAAATATTGAAGCGTTAAAACGCATGGGCTATGCGTGCAGTTTCTTTTCGCCTCTTAAAGACAAAAAACTTCCAAATGTTGAAGCGCTTTATTTTGGCGGAGGCTTTCCTGAAATTTATGCGGAAAAACTCAGCAAAAACACACAGCTTCGCACCGAAATAAAAAATTTTGCGGAAGATTACGGCGATATTTTCGCCGAATGCGGCGGCTATATGTATCTTTGCTCTTCTTTGAAAATAAAATCGGACACAAAATCGAAAACAAAAAAAGAAACCGTTCCCGCACAGAAAGTCACAGAACAGGCAAAGACAAAACAATATCCTCTCTGCAATGTTTTTCAAGCAACCGCAACCATGGGGAACAAGCTCCGCTCATTAGGTTACAGGGAAGGAATATTCTTGGAAAAACCTTTTTTTTGGCAAAACGGGCAAAAAACTTTTCACGGGCACGAGTTTCACTGGTCAGACATTGAACTGCATGCAAAATACGACCCGTTTCTGGAAGTCAATCAAAAACCATTTGGCATACGCTATAAAAACGTTTTCGCCTCGTATATGCATTTTTACTTCGCACATCTTTTAACCTGAAGGAATCTTTGTGAATAAAAACTTGCTCTTGCAACAAAGCCATGGCGGAGATTTTTACCATTGGAACAAAGAAACAGGAATTGACCCAAATACGCTCCTTGATTTCAGCGTCAATGTCCGCCCTGACGGCATGCCTGACTTTTTAAAATCAAGCATCATCAAAAATATCAACAACCTTGCCCGGTACCCAAGCCCTCATGCCGAGGAACTTAAAGAACTTTGTGCCAAAAACCATGGATTGGAGCCTGATAATTTTGTTTTCGGAAACGGAAGCAACGAACTTTTTCAAGCCCTTTGCGCGGCTCTTTTTGAAGAAAAGTACCGCACAGCCTATATTGCGGAACCCGCTTTCAGTGAATACCGTTTTTCCCTTGAAAAAGCCGGTATCGAGGCAAAAACGCTCATTTTTTGTCTCAGTCCGCAAATCTGTGCGGAACATGCGGAACATTTTGACTTTTCAAACGATACTATCCAGGAAGAACAGCATGAAATCAACCGGAAAATAGATAATGCCATTTCCGCTCTTCCTGCAAACAGCCTTGTTTTTCTTGCCAATCCTGCCAATCCTTCCGGATTTCTCATAAAAAACAATAAACTCATGCAAATCATCGCCAAGCACAAAGACCGCTTTTTTGTTCTTGACGAAGCGTTTATCGAATACAGCGGAGAAGAAAGCCTGCTTGATACGTTTAGCAAACAAACCTTTCCCCCTAATCTTATCATAGTCCGTTCTCTCACGAAGTTTTACGCGCTGGCGGGCATACGCCTCGGTTACCTCGCCTGCAATGAAAAACTCGCCAGTAAAATTCAAAACAAGCTCCCTGCATGGAATGTGAACAGCTTTGCCATAGCCCTTGCGAAAACACTTTTCACGCAAAAAGAACAGGTTCAAGCAGACAGCCAAAAAACAAAACAACAAAATTTTGAGCGAAAGCTTGATTTATATCAAAAGCTTTCACAAATCAACGGTATTAAACTTTATGCTTCCTGGGCGAATTATATCCTTTTTTCCTTAGAGCGAAATTGCCCGCATTTTTGGCAAAACTTATTGACAAAACATCATATTTCCATTCGTAACTGTGCGAATTATTTAGGATTGGAAAATAAGAATTGTTACCGTGCCGCGGTTCGCTTTCCTGCTGAACATACCAAATTATGCAATGCGATTGCCAATATTTTGCACAACAGCCCCATTCGGGAAAAAAAGAAAAAACCGAGCCTCATGCTTTTGGGAACGTCCTCAAATGCGGGAAAAAGTGTATTGACAGCAGGATTTTGCCGCATTTTCACACAAGACGGCTACACCGTCCGCCCTTTCAAAGCCCAAAACATGTCACTCAATTCCGGAGTTACGGTTAAAGGCGAAGAAATGGGCAGAGCGCAAATAGTGCAGGCAAAAGCCTGCAATGCGGAACCTGACAGCAAAATGAACCCCATTTTATTAAAACCGCAAACAGATATGGGCTCGCAGATTATTGCGCTCGGCAAACCAATCGGCACCGCCCTCGCCCGCGATTATTACGAAAAAAAATCGGAACTGTGGGAAATTGCGGCAAAAGCCTATGACGAACTGGCGGAAGAAGCGGATATCATGGTGTTGGAAGGCGCCGGAAGCCCTGCGGAAATCAACCTCAAAGCACATGATATTGTCAATCTCAAAATGGCGGAATATGCACAGGCTTCAACTCTTCTTGTTGGCGATATCGACAGAGGGGGCGTTTATGCCTCCTTTCTCGGAACATGGCAAACGTTCACTGCGCAAGAGGAAAAACTTTTCACCGGTTTCCTTGTGAACCGTTTTCGAGGGGACAGCTCCCTTTTAGCCCCCGCCCATGAGTATTTGGAAAACATCACCGGCAAAAAAGTTCTCGGCGTCATTCCATTTATTAAAGACATCGCGCTTCCTGAAGAAGATATGGCAGGTGCTTTATGGAACGCCCCAAAAATCGTCCAAGAGAAAATTCCCGATTATGCTGATAAAAACAGAAAGCTCGATATTGCTCTTATCATGTTCGGAAAAATTTCCAATCACACGGATTTTGAACCGCTTGCCTTAGAAAAACACTGCCTTGTCCGTCCGGTATACTCCGTACACGACATAGGTTCCCCGGACCTCATCATATTAGGCGGTTCAAAAAGCGTCGCAGCCGATTTGGAAGAATTGAAACGAAACGGCTTATTTGACAAAATTCTCGAATTGGCAAAAAGCGCTTTCATCCTTGGAATTTGCGGAGGACTGCAAATGCTCGGCAAGGAAATTTTGGACCCGGAACATATAGAAACGGAAAAAGAACGGACGGAAGGCTTCAATCTTTTACCCCTCAGTTCCACCTTCCATAAGGAAAAACAATTGACGCTCGTGGAAAATGTTAGATGTCCCTTGGAAGGCTCCGTCTGCGGTTACGAAATCCACCATGGAAAAAGCGAAGAACTGCCCGGCACGACAAAACAAATTCAGGGATATTTTCTTGACAGCGAACAAAACATTTATGGTTATACGTGTGAAAACGTTTGGGCGTCCTATATCCATGGACTTTTTGACAATGATGTTTTCCGTCTGAATTTCATTAATCATGTCCGTGCTTTTAAAGGACTAAACCCCGTTTCCGACTATACGCCTTACACGCTTGAAACATCGCTCAACAAACTTGCGGACGTAATCAGAAAACATGTTGACATGGACGCCATTTACCAAAGCATGGGACTTGCTTCCAAAAAGCGGGGGCAGAATAATGCCATATGAAACATGCATAGTTGAAAATCAGTTCGCCGTGTTCGGACCGGCATAAAATGCTGCGGCAAATTTTTAATGGTATCAAAAACCAAAAAGGGCGGTAACGCCCTTTTTTCAGTTCAGTATTTTCTTTTCAATTTCTTTGTTCCAGTAGGAGTGGCAGGGAATTTTACCGATATCGCACCTATCCTTGTATTTTTCCGCAATTTCTTTTATTTCCGTAAGCAAAGAGGTTTCAAGCTTATGCGGGTTCAAGCCAAGCTCCAAGAAACAGGCGTTGGAAACATCCAAATCATTTTCCTTATCTTCGTTTCGCGGATTGGGAATATAAGCAATTTCAGCACCGGTCAGTTTGCTGACTATCTGAGCCAAATCACGCACCCTATGGGTTTCCGTGATTTGATTTCTGATACAAACCCTTTCCCCGTTTTGAGGAGGATTTTCAACAGAAAGCTGCAAACATTTCACGGTATCCTGAATATGAATGAACCCTCTTGTCTGACCGCCTGTTCCATGCACGGACAGAGGATATTTCAAAACTGCCTGCAATAAAAATCTGTTCAGAACCGTGCCGTAGTCTCCGTCATAATCAAATCTGTTGATCAGCTGCTCACTTAAAACGGTTTCTTTTGTTTGCGTTCCCCAAACAACACCTTGATGCAAATCAGTAATGCGCAATTTGTCATTTTTCGCATAATAATAAAATAAAAGCTGATCCAGCGTCTTTGTCATGTGATAGACACTGCCGGGATTGGCAGGATAAAGGATTTCCTGTTTCAGCTTCGTATCGCCCGCTTGAATTTCAACAGGAAGATACCCTTCCGGAATAACCATACCATGCGAGGTATACCCGTATACCCCCATTGTTCCAAGGTGGATGAGGTGTATATTCAAACCTGAACTTGTGATGGCGACCAAGATATTGTGCGTGGCGGCGATATTGTTATTCACAGTATACCGTTTTGTTTCGGGATTTTTCATTGAATAAGGGGCTGAACGCTGTTCCGCGAAATGAATTACCGTATCAGGCCGATACTCCATAAAAAGTTGAAGCAGCGCCTCGTAATTTTGAGCAATATCAAGCATTCTGAACTGGATTTCTTTGCCGGAAATTTCTTTCCAAGCTTTGATACGGTCGTATATTGAAAAAATAGGAGTAAGGGACTCTATTCCCAATTCAATGTCTATTTTGCGTCTGGAAAAATTGTCGACAATTAAAATTTCATGCCCTAAATTTGAAAGATGCAATGCTGTGGGCCAACCGCAAAAACCATCACCGCCAAAAACAATAATTCTCATAAAAACCTCAATGCTGAAAAATATGGTACCATTATCATGTTACCCCGTTCAATCACAATCAATCCTTGTGTTTTCACCAACAACACGCAGATACCTTATGAAAACCCGTTTCCCTCAAAAACAAGTTTTTCTTATTTCGGATAATGAATATCTTTTCCGTATTGTTCCAATATGTACTGGTTGATAATCCGCATATCGTCGTTGAGCCAACGCCGGATGATGCGGATAGTGTTATCCATGTTCCGTTCCCCGAGCGTCACGATATCATTTTTTATTCCCGTAAGGCGCTGCTGATATTCCCTTACGCTTTCTTTGCGTTTTTCCTCATTTTTTTCCGGCATTGCACTCATATCAACCTCTAAGCAGCCTTGATTTCCTTTTTATCCTGCTGCATCCAGCGGCGCATCAAGCGAAGGGTTTGATCCATATTCCTTTCCGCAAGCTGCAGCGCGCTTCCTTTGACTTCATCCAGTGTTGCAAGAGGGCTGAGCCCGTATAAATCTTCTTCCGTTTCGCTTTCAATAGACAAGGATTGTCTTGCCCGTTCGGCAGCTTCTTTCGCTTCTTTTTCCTGTGCTTCATACAAGGCATATTGTTCTTCGGCGGAAGGCAAGCCTTCCAAGCCTTCAAGCACTTCCCCGGCTTCCACTTTCGGACGGATAAGGGTCAAAATTGCAGGGCGGACAACAAGCATGATGAAGACGAAAAGGAGCAAAGCCGTAAGCAGAGGAGTTCCCATTGTCCTTGCAAATTCCATAAGCAGTTCGATCGCGGTAGGTTCGACAGGAACAACGCTATCGCCGAACGCCATATTGCTTACTTCAACGGTATCGCCGCGTGCGATATCAATACCCACGGCGTTTGCGACCAATTGTTTAATTTGGTTGAGTTCTTCCTCCGTGCGGGGAACATATTCCCAAACGCCGAGTTCATTTTTGGCATAATACCCGTCAACGGCGACAGCAACAGTCAAACGGCGGACACTGCCCTTATCGGTAATGATGTTCTGTTCTTCCTTATTGATTTCATAGTTGGTCAAACGTTCTTCACGGTTGCCGTCCTGCGTGCTCAAGGAATTGCCAAGCCCGTCCCCGCGGAAGTTGATATCGGCGGCATCGGCGCCGAGGTTGGCACGTCCGGATTGCTGTTCTTCCGTTCTTTGTTCGGAACGCACAACCTGGCTTTCGGGGTCGAAAATTTCGCGGCGGATGGTGCGCTGGCTAAAATCGATGTCTGCGCTTACTTTAGCGATAAGCTTACCCATGCCAAGCACAGGCGCCAGCAATTCCTGTATTCTTCGTTCAAGATTTGCTTCATAACGCAGGCGGTAATCAAGCTGGGTGTCGTTTACTCCGCCCTCTTCCTTGGGAGCATAAAGAGCCTTGCCGTTATTGTCGGAAATGGACACATTGAAAGATTCCAAACCTTCCACGGACATTGTCAATAAATTGACCATTGCATCAATTTCTTTCTTCTCGAAACGCTTTCCGGGTTCTTTCAAACGCAAAATGACCGATGCTGACGGTTCTTGCTGTTCTTCGATAAAAAGGCTTTTTTCAGGAATGACAAGGTGAACCCTCGCGCTTTCCACATTCGGAAATTCTGATAACGTTCTCGCAAGTTCGCCTTGCAGCGCTCTTTGATAATTGATACGCTGCACAAAATCCGTTTGCCCCATTTGCACGGTATCAAAAATTTCAAAGCCGATTCCTTGTCCCACCAAATTTCCTTCACCTGCAATCTGAATGCGCAATGAATGCACCATGGAATCAGGAACCATGACGGCAGTGCCGTTTTCTGCAAGCTCGTAAGGCACATTATTTGTTTTTAAAATATTGACGACACGGTTTGCGTCTTCTGCAGAAAGATTCGTATAAAGGGTTTGAAAATTAGGACGGGTCGCCCAAATAGTGAAAATTGTCAAAACGGCAACAACAAAAGCAAAACCTGCTCCTATCATGATTTTTTGGTTTAAAGTGAATTTACCCCAAAAATTCTTTGCTTTTTCTATGTTTTTTTCAACTATCGGATGCATACCAAACCCCTAAACGTCAATTAGAATTGTAATTTGCTCATCTCTTTATAGGCTTCAATAACCTTATTGCGAACAGCGGAAGTAAGGTTCATGGCAACACTCGCCTTTTGCATGCTGATCATAAGCTCATGAACATTTTGCGTTTCACCTGAAGCAAAAGATGTTATCATATCATTTTTTGCCTGCTGCAAATTATTTACTTCTTTTATGGATTCTGTCAAGGTTTCGCCAAAAGATTTTTGTACGGTAGGAATTTCCCTCTGCAAATTGACCGTTGATTTCGCCACGCTTTTTTGTGTGGACTGGAAATCTGC
This window encodes:
- the fliE gene encoding flagellar hook-basal body complex protein FliE — encoded protein: MSIPMTGLVAYNKALADFQSTQKSVAKSTVNLQREIPTVQKSFGETLTESIKEVNNLQQAKNDMITSFASGETQNVHELMISMQKASVAMNLTSAVRNKVIEAYKEMSKLQF
- a CDS encoding cobyric acid synthase produces the protein MNKNLLLQQSHGGDFYHWNKETGIDPNTLLDFSVNVRPDGMPDFLKSSIIKNINNLARYPSPHAEELKELCAKNHGLEPDNFVFGNGSNELFQALCAALFEEKYRTAYIAEPAFSEYRFSLEKAGIEAKTLIFCLSPQICAEHAEHFDFSNDTIQEEQHEINRKIDNAISALPANSLVFLANPANPSGFLIKNNKLMQIIAKHKDRFFVLDEAFIEYSGEESLLDTFSKQTFPPNLIIVRSLTKFYALAGIRLGYLACNEKLASKIQNKLPAWNVNSFAIALAKTLFTQKEQVQADSQKTKQQNFERKLDLYQKLSQINGIKLYASWANYILFSLERNCPHFWQNLLTKHHISIRNCANYLGLENKNCYRAAVRFPAEHTKLCNAIANILHNSPIREKKKKPSLMLLGTSSNAGKSVLTAGFCRIFTQDGYTVRPFKAQNMSLNSGVTVKGEEMGRAQIVQAKACNAEPDSKMNPILLKPQTDMGSQIIALGKPIGTALARDYYEKKSELWEIAAKAYDELAEEADIMVLEGAGSPAEINLKAHDIVNLKMAEYAQASTLLVGDIDRGGVYASFLGTWQTFTAQEEKLFTGFLVNRFRGDSSLLAPAHEYLENITGKKVLGVIPFIKDIALPEEDMAGALWNAPKIVQEKIPDYADKNRKLDIALIMFGKISNHTDFEPLALEKHCLVRPVYSVHDIGSPDLIILGGSKSVAADLEELKRNGLFDKILELAKSAFILGICGGLQMLGKEILDPEHIETEKERTEGFNLLPLSSTFHKEKQLTLVENVRCPLEGSVCGYEIHHGKSEELPGTTKQIQGYFLDSEQNIYGYTCENVWASYIHGLFDNDVFRLNFINHVRAFKGLNPVSDYTPYTLETSLNKLADVIRKHVDMDAIYQSMGLASKKRGQNNAI
- the fliF gene encoding flagellar basal-body MS-ring/collar protein FliF translates to MHPIVEKNIEKAKNFWGKFTLNQKIMIGAGFAFVVAVLTIFTIWATRPNFQTLYTNLSAEDANRVVNILKTNNVPYELAENGTAVMVPDSMVHSLRIQIAGEGNLVGQGIGFEIFDTVQMGQTDFVQRINYQRALQGELARTLSEFPNVESARVHLVIPEKSLFIEEQQEPSASVILRLKEPGKRFEKKEIDAMVNLLTMSVEGLESFNVSISDNNGKALYAPKEEGGVNDTQLDYRLRYEANLERRIQELLAPVLGMGKLIAKVSADIDFSQRTIRREIFDPESQVVRSEQRTEEQQSGRANLGADAADINFRGDGLGNSLSTQDGNREERLTNYEINKEEQNIITDKGSVRRLTVAVAVDGYYAKNELGVWEYVPRTEEELNQIKQLVANAVGIDIARGDTVEVSNMAFGDSVVPVEPTAIELLMEFARTMGTPLLTALLLFVFIMLVVRPAILTLIRPKVEAGEVLEGLEGLPSAEEQYALYEAQEKEAKEAAERARQSLSIESETEEDLYGLSPLATLDEVKGSALQLAERNMDQTLRLMRRWMQQDKKEIKAA
- a CDS encoding NAD-dependent epimerase/dehydratase family protein; this encodes MRIIVFGGDGFCGWPTALHLSNLGHEILIVDNFSRRKIDIELGIESLTPIFSIYDRIKAWKEISGKEIQFRMLDIAQNYEALLQLFMEYRPDTVIHFAEQRSAPYSMKNPETKRYTVNNNIAATHNILVAITSSGLNIHLIHLGTMGVYGYTSHGMVIPEGYLPVEIQAGDTKLKQEILYPANPGSVYHMTKTLDQLLFYYYAKNDKLRITDLHQGVVWGTQTKETVLSEQLINRFDYDGDYGTVLNRFLLQAVLKYPLSVHGTGGQTRGFIHIQDTVKCLQLSVENPPQNGERVCIRNQITETHRVRDLAQIVSKLTGAEIAYIPNPRNEDKENDLDVSNACFLELGLNPHKLETSLLTEIKEIAEKYKDRCDIGKIPCHSYWNKEIEKKILN